The nucleotide window CCGGGAGTTGCTGGATTAATTACTATTCTATCCATATTTTTAAGTTTTGTATCGAGATTACCTAATTTATCATTTATATAAATTTTTGCTGCTTCCCCATATTCTCCATAAATTGTTCTTTTTACTCCATTTATATAAAAAGTTACTGATTTTCCTCTTTCCGGAATAAGTTTTCTAGCATTATAACCGATTAAAATAAGAGCATCTGATATGCAAAGTTCTTTAGAATTAAAGAGCCTTATAGATTTACCATTAACCGTAACTTGTAAAAAATCCTGCTCTTTATCTTTAACTGCAGTATAACCTATTCCTATAGGGGTAATATATTCTGGTCCACAAAGAGAATCTTTTAAAAATTCAACATTTTCAAATACTTCTGTCCCTTTTATAACTACTCTTTCTTTAGGAAGACCTAAATCTTGTGCTAAATATTCAGTTAATTTTGGTATTTGAGAACCTCCTCCTATACAAAAAACTGCACTAGGTGCTTTGCCATTGTATTCTAATATCTTATCTGATATTTCTTTGCTTAAATCCCTTATAGCCTCCTCTATTTTTTCTACTATTTCATCAGTTTTTAAATTGTAACTTATTCCAACTATATCACAAAAAGTATGCTCATCTTTTTGATTCAACTGTATTTTAAGCTTTTCTGCCGTATCAAAATCTAAAAGAAAAGTTTTTGAAAGACATTCTGTTATTTCATCACCAGCAGTTGAAACCATAGCATAAGAAACTATTGTGCCATCTTTAGTTATAGCTATATCAGATGTACCTGCACCTATATCAACAAGCGCAAGATTTAAAAGTCTAAACTTAGGTGGTATAGCAATATTTATAGCAGCTATCGGCTCTAACGTCATATTAACAACTTCAAGTCCACATTTATGAACTACTGTATACAAACTGTCTACTACTACATGCGGTAAAAAAGTTGCCAATATTTCTGCTCCTATTTCTCTACCTCTATGCCCTTTTAAATTTCCTATAACACTTCCATCAAGGTAGTAATTCATTACAGTATAACCTACACAATAGTATCTAGTATCTTCGTCATTTGAAACTTCTTCAAGTTTTTTCTGAGCTAACTGTATTCCCTCTATTTCTAAACTATCTATTACAGCTTTATCTATTTCTTTAGTAAAATCTATTTCTTTTTGCACAAACACTTTTTGTGTTTTTAAAGCTCTACCTGCTGCTGCAATAGAAACATATTGAAGTTTTAAGCTAAGTCTTTCTTCAAGTCTTGTCTTTACTTTATCTACAACTAAAGATACCTTTTCTATATCGTGAATTTGCCCATCGTACATAGCTCTTTCGGGATGCTCCATTATTTCATAATCTATAACTTTATATTTATCATCTTCCATTTTTGCAACTATTCCTACTACATTTCGTGTTCCTATATCTAAAGAAAAAACTACATCCCCCATAAAATTACACCCCTTTGATAAATTTAATCTTTAGTTTGAATACTCTTTTTATAATATAAACAATATTTTGATATTGGACATATTTTACAATTTGGTTTGCGAGCTTTACAAACCCTTCTACCATGATATATTAGCCAATGATGTGCTTTTGACCACAATTTTTTATCTATATTTTCCATTAGCTGTTTTTCTGTTTCAAATACATCACCACTATTTGCAAGTCCTATCCTATTAGATACTCTGAATACATGAGTATCAACTGCTATGGCATCTTTACCAAATGCATTACTTACAACTACGTTAGCAGTCTTTCTTCCTACTCCCGGAAGCGTCATTAATTCTTCAATAGTATCTGGAACCTTTGAATTATATTTTTCTACCAAAATTTTACAAGTGTTTAAAATATTTTTTGACTTCATTCTATAAAATCCACAGCTTTTAATCATTTCTCCCAATTCTTGTTCATTAAGCTCTAAAAGTTTTTCTGGCGTATTGTACTTTTTATATAATTCTTTTGTAACACTATTTACTCTTTTATCTGTACATTGTGCTGCCAATATAGTAGATATCAAAAGTTCAAAAGGTGTACTATATACCAATTCAGATTCAACATCAGGATACATATCATTGAGAATTTTCAATACTTCTTTAATTTCTTTCTTTGAAATCATATTAGCTTTTTTTATAGTCATATTTACTCCTTTCAAAATTATAAAATTTCAATATCAGTTTTTATTATTTCTACTCTATTGTCATTTTGAATAAATTTTACTACATTATTAATTATCTGATTTGCATGTCTAGAAGATGTAGTTACACACACAAATCCTATTTGACTTCTCTGCCATAAGTCATTCAAATCTACTTCTGCAATTGAAACATTAAACCTAGATTGTACTCTTCCTATTATACTTTTTATTATCTGCCTTTTTTCCTTTAAAGAACAGACTTCATATAAAATAAGGTCAATTAGACAACTCCCTATAATCATGTCATTTTCCTCTCTCTCGCCCTTTCGAAACTTCAATCAGATTTAATCTTTATATAATTTCTAGCATAAACTATATCTAAATATCTATTTTTTATAAAACTCTATAAAAAAAGAAAAACAAAGTCAGCGTCTAAATTAATTATATTATAAATAATAAACTCCTTCAATGTACTTACATATAACTCATAAGAACAAATGCTTCCTTAAGTTTTTTTTAATTTAAAGTTATAGACTATTATATTAACTCTATAAAGATAAAAAGGACATCAATTAGATGCCCTTTTTATCTTTTATTTAAGTATTTTCATTTCTTTTCCTACTTTTTCAAATACTTCTACTGCTCTTTCAAGCTGCTCTGTTGTATGTCCTGCCGTAACCATACATCTCACTCTACCTGTTCCTTTTGGCACTGTAGGATATACTATACCTGATACAAATACTCCGTTTTCAAATAACTTTCTTGAAAATTCCATAGTCTTTGCTTCATCTCCAATAATGACTGGAGTAATAGGAGTTTGACTATTACCAGTATTAAATCCTAATTTCCCTAATCTTTCTTTAAAGAATTTTGCATTAGCCCATAATCTATCAGTATATTCACTTGACTCCATTAACATCTTAACAGCTTCGATAATTGCACCTACTGCTGCTGGAGGAAGTGATGTACTGAAAAGTAATGGTCTACCTCTATGACTTAACCAATCCTGCATAGTCTTGCTACCTGCAACATATCCACCTATTACACCTATAGCTTTTGATAAAGTACCTATACTGAAATCTATTCTGCCGTGAAGTCCAAAATGATCAACTGTTCCACGACCATTTTCTCCCAAAACACCTGAACCATGTGCATCATCCACATATGTCATAGCTTCATATTTTTCTGCAAGCTCAACTATATCTGGCAGATTAGCTATGTCTCCATCCATACTAAATACTCCATCTGTAATTATTAATATATTTCTATATTTATCTCTATTTTCTTTTAAAACTCTCTCAAGGTCATCCATATCATTATGTTTATAAATCGTTTTATCTGCTTTTGAAAGTCTTGCACCATCTATTATGCTGGCATGATTTAATTCATCTGAAACTATTAAATCGCCTTTTTCAGTTATAGCTTGAATTGTTCCTGCATTACAGTTAAAGCCTGATTGAAATACCATTACAGCTTCTTCTCTTTTAAACTCAGCTAACACTTTCTCCATTTCTTCATGTATATCCATATTACCTACTATTGTTCTAACTGCTCCTGCTCCTACTCCATATTTTTCAACTGCTTCTATGGCAGCCTTTTTCAATCTTGGATGATTTGCAAATCCAAGATAGTTATTTGAAGATAGGTTTATAACTTTTTTTCCATTCAATATAACTTCTGCTTCATTTGCTCCTTCAAGTACAGGAAGCTTTCTATATACCCCTTGCTTTTTTAATTCTTCGATTTTTTCTTTTAAAAACTTTAACTCATGAACATTTGACATTATTTTAACCTCCTCAATATAATTTAAACTCTTAAGTATCTTACTTCATGTTAGGAAATAATACAACTTTTCCACAATTTCCGGTCTTCATAAGTTCCATACCTTTTTCAAAATCCTCTAGAGGCAACTTATGAGTTACTATTTTATCAAGTTTTAAATTTCCAGAAGCCAATAGACCTTTAACTTGATGCCATGTTTCATACATTCTTCTACCTACTATACCATGAATTTGAATTCCTTTAAATACTATTCCATTTGCAACGTCAAGCTTTACATCTTCTGTTGGTATTCCAAGCATTGCCATTCTTCCACCTAATTTTATGTACTTTAATGCTTGTTGAATAGCAGTTGAATTTCCTGACATTTCAGCTACAACATCTACACCCATTCCATCTGTTTCATCTAAAACTCTCCTGATAACGTCTTCTTTAATCGGATTTATTACAACATCTGCTCCTACTTCTTTTGCAAGATTTATTCTGTATTCATTTACTTCAATTGCTATTACTTTTGCTGCTCCAACAGCTTTTGCAACTGCTACAGCCATAATACCTATAGGTCCACATCCAACTACAGCTATCGTTTTACCAATTATATCGCCTGATAAAACTGTATGTACTGCATTTCCCAAAGGTTCTTGTATACATAAATATTCAGGTGGTA belongs to Caminicella sporogenes DSM 14501 and includes:
- the tdh gene encoding L-threonine 3-dehydrogenase codes for the protein MNKMKCVVKSEPKEGAILTTREIPQIGPNEILVKVLATSICGTDYHIYSWDAWSQKRIKPPLIMGHEFAGEVIKVGEKVSKVKIGDIVSAETHIVCGKCELCATGKAHICKDTLILGVDTQGTFAEYVAIPEDNAWANDPSIPPEYLCIQEPLGNAVHTVLSGDIIGKTIAVVGCGPIGIMAVAVAKAVGAAKVIAIEVNEYRINLAKEVGADVVINPIKEDVIRRVLDETDGMGVDVVAEMSGNSTAIQQALKYIKLGGRMAMLGIPTEDVKLDVANGIVFKGIQIHGIVGRRMYETWHQVKGLLASGNLKLDKIVTHKLPLEDFEKGMELMKTGNCGKVVLFPNMK
- a CDS encoding DUF503 domain-containing protein, producing MIIGSCLIDLILYEVCSLKEKRQIIKSIIGRVQSRFNVSIAEVDLNDLWQRSQIGFVCVTTSSRHANQIINNVVKFIQNDNRVEIIKTDIEIL
- a CDS encoding glycine C-acetyltransferase yields the protein MSNVHELKFLKEKIEELKKQGVYRKLPVLEGANEAEVILNGKKVINLSSNNYLGFANHPRLKKAAIEAVEKYGVGAGAVRTIVGNMDIHEEMEKVLAEFKREEAVMVFQSGFNCNAGTIQAITEKGDLIVSDELNHASIIDGARLSKADKTIYKHNDMDDLERVLKENRDKYRNILIITDGVFSMDGDIANLPDIVELAEKYEAMTYVDDAHGSGVLGENGRGTVDHFGLHGRIDFSIGTLSKAIGVIGGYVAGSKTMQDWLSHRGRPLLFSTSLPPAAVGAIIEAVKMLMESSEYTDRLWANAKFFKERLGKLGFNTGNSQTPITPVIIGDEAKTMEFSRKLFENGVFVSGIVYPTVPKGTGRVRCMVTAGHTTEQLERAVEVFEKVGKEMKILK
- a CDS encoding cell division protein FtsA — its product is MGDVVFSLDIGTRNVVGIVAKMEDDKYKVIDYEIMEHPERAMYDGQIHDIEKVSLVVDKVKTRLEERLSLKLQYVSIAAAGRALKTQKVFVQKEIDFTKEIDKAVIDSLEIEGIQLAQKKLEEVSNDEDTRYYCVGYTVMNYYLDGSVIGNLKGHRGREIGAEILATFLPHVVVDSLYTVVHKCGLEVVNMTLEPIAAINIAIPPKFRLLNLALVDIGAGTSDIAITKDGTIVSYAMVSTAGDEITECLSKTFLLDFDTAEKLKIQLNQKDEHTFCDIVGISYNLKTDEIVEKIEEAIRDLSKEISDKILEYNGKAPSAVFCIGGGSQIPKLTEYLAQDLGLPKERVVIKGTEVFENVEFLKDSLCGPEYITPIGIGYTAVKDKEQDFLQVTVNGKSIRLFNSKELCISDALILIGYNARKLIPERGKSVTFYINGVKRTIYGEYGEAAKIYINDKLGNLDTKLKNMDRIVINPATPGKDAKVKIKDIIEGEEVILNGQNINLIKDIFVNGKEVDEDYEILDGDEVVIEKIDNISELMNICNIDLDKSEVFINDKLANKDEKLKKGMVINTKLKAVESEEKGEASKTILRDDKDYITVTVNGEKVDIKKEKKDIIFVDIFNYIDFDIKVPKGILVLKLNGKKASYTDVLKDGDVVEIYWN
- the nth gene encoding endonuclease III, which gives rise to MTIKKANMISKKEIKEVLKILNDMYPDVESELVYSTPFELLISTILAAQCTDKRVNSVTKELYKKYNTPEKLLELNEQELGEMIKSCGFYRMKSKNILNTCKILVEKYNSKVPDTIEELMTLPGVGRKTANVVVSNAFGKDAIAVDTHVFRVSNRIGLANSGDVFETEKQLMENIDKKLWSKAHHWLIYHGRRVCKARKPNCKICPISKYCLYYKKSIQTKD